In one window of Methanobrevibacter millerae DNA:
- a CDS encoding O-acetylhomoserine aminocarboxypropyltransferase/cysteine synthase family protein, which yields MKREYRQRTLEVHAGEMPDPVTGARATPIYHTSSYAFESADKAKKLYALEEEGHIYTRISNPTSEVLEKRVAAIENGVGALAQSTGMSAILVAILNIAGNGDEIISSNNLYGGTYTLFKNTMPNWGIKVNFVDTHDLDAYRNAITEKTKAIYCESIGNPQLDIPDFEAIADIAHENGIPLIVDNTSAITMVKPLDHGADIVVHSATKFLSGNGTSMGGIIVDGGKFDWTNGKFPMFTEPDESYHGLVYSEAFGEKAYIMKARAHLMKDLGTVMSPINAFLIIQSCMTLSLRVNQHCANALKIAEFLKNHEAVSWVNYPGLEDNENHEMAEKYLNGNYGCIVSFGIKGGIEEGKKFIESVELLSHVANIADAKTLVIHPASTTHSNMTEEEQLSSGITPDFIRMSVGIEDVNDLIEDIDQALKKAID from the coding sequence ATGAAAAGAGAATACAGACAAAGAACGTTGGAAGTTCATGCGGGCGAAATGCCGGATCCCGTAACGGGCGCAAGAGCAACTCCAATTTATCATACAAGTTCATACGCATTCGAAAGTGCCGATAAAGCCAAGAAACTATACGCTTTAGAAGAGGAAGGACATATCTACACAAGGATTTCCAATCCGACCTCTGAAGTTCTGGAAAAACGTGTGGCCGCCATCGAAAACGGCGTTGGAGCGCTGGCGCAGTCAACAGGAATGAGCGCAATACTGGTGGCTATACTCAATATTGCAGGTAACGGCGATGAGATTATATCATCAAACAATCTATACGGAGGAACCTACACATTATTTAAAAATACGATGCCCAACTGGGGAATCAAGGTTAATTTCGTAGACACCCATGATTTGGACGCATACAGAAACGCAATCACAGAAAAAACAAAGGCGATATACTGTGAATCAATCGGAAATCCTCAGCTTGACATTCCGGATTTTGAAGCGATAGCCGATATTGCACATGAAAACGGCATTCCCCTAATCGTTGACAATACCTCAGCCATTACAATGGTAAAGCCATTGGATCATGGTGCAGACATTGTCGTTCACTCAGCAACCAAATTCCTCTCCGGAAACGGCACAAGCATGGGCGGAATCATCGTTGACGGAGGAAAATTCGACTGGACAAACGGCAAGTTCCCTATGTTTACCGAACCGGACGAATCATATCACGGACTTGTCTATTCAGAAGCCTTCGGCGAAAAGGCATACATCATGAAGGCAAGAGCCCATCTAATGAAGGATCTGGGAACGGTGATGAGTCCGATTAACGCATTTCTCATTATTCAAAGCTGCATGACGCTATCACTTAGGGTCAACCAGCACTGCGCAAACGCATTGAAAATAGCTGAATTCCTTAAAAATCATGAAGCGGTCTCATGGGTGAATTATCCCGGACTTGAAGATAATGAAAACCATGAAATGGCTGAAAAGTATCTGAACGGCAATTACGGCTGCATCGTGAGTTTCGGCATTAAGGGCGGAATCGAGGAAGGAAAAAAATTCATTGAAAGCGTTGAGCTTTTAAGCCACGTCGCAAATATCGCAGACGCCAAGACCCTTGTCATTCACCCTGCAAGCACAACACATTCCAACATGACCGAAGAAGAACAGCTGTCAAGCGGAATAACGCCGGATTTCATAAGAATGTCTGTTGGAATTGAAGACGTTAATGATTTAATAGAAGACATTGACCAGGCACTAAAAAAAGCTATTGATTAG